A stretch of the Medicago truncatula cultivar Jemalong A17 chromosome 5, MtrunA17r5.0-ANR, whole genome shotgun sequence genome encodes the following:
- the LOC11413278 gene encoding heparanase-like protein 2 — MDVKALFYILLLLFTISSAEDVLLNVKGVTNIATTDNNFICATLDWWPENKCDYNQCPWGKAGILNLDLGNRILSNAVKAFNPLRIRLGGSLQDQIIYQFGSHIKRCPNMIKIAGGLFGFSKGCLPQNRWDQVNDFFNKNGVKLTFGLNALIGKNISKVDNKSFLGDWRPANAISLMKYTISKGYKIDSYELGNELCGEGIGARVDSVQYAKDITKLRSIVNRLYPDVTTRPKVVGPAGFYDREWFDTFLHNVRPGVVDGVTHHIYNLGAGVDKELINRVQDPYFLSQIGQTFKDVAVTVRQYTPRAGAWVGEAGGAYNSGGKDVSHTFVNGFWYLDQLGMTATMNHKVYCRQTLIGGNYGLLNTTSFIPNPDYYGALLFNRLMGPKVLSISHEASHYLRTYAHCSKNGPGITVLIINMAKTIFNLSIMNDMNKQMREEYHLTPKDGNIQSDVVLLNGTPLMLTRSLDIPLLKPVLVSSSSPIKVDPQSIVFVQLKGFNAPACV, encoded by the exons ATGGATGTGAAAGCTCTCTTTTACATTCTTCTTTTATTGTTTACCATATCTTCAGCAGAAGATGTGCTGCTTAATGTAAAAGGGGTTACTAACATTGCTACCACagataataattttatatgtgCAACTTTAGATTGGTGGCCTGAAAATAAATGTGATTATAACCAATGTCCATGGGGAAAAGCTGGCATTCTCAATCTG GACTTGGGTAACAGAATTCTATCAAATGCTGTCAAGG CATTTAATCCTTTGAGAATCAGACTAGGAGGATCATTGCAAGatcaaattatttatcaatttgGGTCTCACATAAAGCGTTGCCCTAATATGATCAAGATAGCTGGTGGTTTGTTTGGATTCAGTAAAGGCTGCCTTCCCCAAAATCGATGGGATCAAGTAAACgacttttttaacaaaaatgg agTGAAATTAACTTTTGGGCTAAATGCCCTAATTGGAAAGAATATTTCCAAGGTGGACAATAAGAGTTTTTTGGGAGATTGGAGACCAGCCAATGCCATAAGTCTCATGAAATACACAATTTCAAAAGGATACAAAATAGATTCATATGAATTAG GGAATGAGCTATGTGGTGAAGGGATAGGTGCAAGAGTAGACAGTGTTCAATATGCTAAAGATATTACTAAGCTAAGATCTATAGTTAATAGATTATACCCAGATGTGACTACAAGACCAAAAGTGGTAGGCCCTGCTGGTTTCTATGATAGGGAATGGTTTGATACATTTTTACATAATGTTAGACCTGGTGTGGTTGATGGAGTCACTCATCACATTTATAACCTTGGTGCTG GTGTTGATAAAGAACTCATCAATAGAGTTCAAGACCCTTATTTTTTAAGTCAAATTGGTCAAACTTTCAAAGATGTAGCAGTAACAGTCAGGCAATACACACCAAGGGCAGGAGCATGGGTTGGGGAAGCTGGTGGAGCTTATAATAGTGGTGGAAAAGATGTGTCACACACTTTTGTTAATGGCTTTTG GTACTTGGACCAACTAGGCATGACAGCAACCATGAACCATAAGGTTTATTGTAGACAAACTCTTATTGGAGGAAATTATGGTTTGCTAAACACCACATCTTTTATTCCTAACCCTGATTATTATGG AGCTCTTTTGTTTAATCGACTAATGGGACCCAAAGTGCTCTCTATTTCTCATGAAGCATCTCATTATTTGCGTACATATGCTCATTGTTCTAAGAATGGG CCTGGTATCACTGTGCTGATCATCAACATGgcaaaaaccattttcaatcTTTCAATAATGAATGACATGAATAAACAAATGAGGGAAGAGTATCATTTGACACCAAAAGATGGAAACATTCAAAGTGATGTGGTGTTGTTGAATGGAACACCATTGATGCTTACTCGGTCATTGGACATTCCACTATTGAAACCAGTAttggtttcttcatcttctccaatcaAAGTGGATCCTCAATCCATAGTGTTTGTGCAACTCAAAGGCTTCAATGCACCGGCATGTGTGTAA
- the LOC11415002 gene encoding remorin isoform X2, with protein sequence MENLWTQMRVQLTGTEENKSDLGATRDRKIPIQKNQSFKEKKKGQNWLQKQLSSKTGRDYDYIEMVHAAAVAAAALSINLQETFEQKSETPEASSAKVKSNMDSTKSSKSLLSSASKRLSGSFRSKDDQGDKVSTSSVIEEKKPEKAITPAPSMKKTSTFTGKKTNSTVPNAPPPPPPPPPPIRKTSEKPGPLRQTTTGSNNGETNADDEWERTELEKIKQRYEKLKVLIDSWEDKKRMKAKRKLMKQESEIERRRLKALEKFQNKMKYVNLVADGARAKAEESRKNEELQAKGKGSTIRTTCKLPRMYFCF encoded by the exons ATGGAGAATTTATGGACTCAGATGAG GGTACAACTTACTGGTACGGAGGAGAACAAATCTGATCTTGGCGCCACAAGGGATAGGAAAATACCTATACAGAAGAACCAGTCTTTCAAAG AGAAGAAGAAGGGCCAGAATTGGTTGCAAAAACAGCTTTCAAGTAAAACAGGCCGTGATTACGACTACATAGAAATGGTGCATGCTGCAGCAGTAGCTGCTGCTGCATTATCAATTAATTTGCAAGAGACATTTGAGCAGAAGAGTGAGACCCCGGAGGCCTCATCGGCCAAGGTCAAAAGCAACATGGACAGCACAAAATCTTCAAAGTCCCTTCTCAGTAGTGCATCCAAGCGATTATCAG GTTCATTTAGATCTAAAGATGACCAGGGTGACAAGGTGTCAACATCCTCGGTTATAGAAGAAAAGAAACCGGAAAAAGCCATTACTCCTGCACCATCAATGAAAAAGACTTCGACTTTCACtggaaaaaaaactaacagCACGGTACCAAATGCTCCTCCTCCACCCCCGCCACCGCCACCACCAATTAGGAAGACTTCAGAGAAACCTGGCCCTCTAAGACAGACTACAACAGGATCAAACAATGGGGAGACAAATGCAGATGATGAATGGGAGAGAACTGAGCTCGAGAAGATCAAACAAAG GTATGAGAAGTTGAAAGTGTTGATAGATTCCTGGGAAGACAAGAAGAGGATGAAAGCAAAACGCAAGCTAATGAAGCAAGAG AGTGAAATTGAACGGAGAAGGTTAAAAGCTTTGGAGAAATTTCAAAATAAGATGAAGTATGTAAATCTAGTTGCAGACGGCGCGAGAGCCAAGGCTGAGGAAAGCCGAAAAAATGAAGAGCTGCAAGCAAAAGGGAAGGGAAGTACAATTCGAACAACATGCAAACTGCCACGGATGTATTTCTGCTTCTGA
- the LOC11415002 gene encoding remorin isoform X3 produces MENLWTQMRVQLTGTEENKSDLGATRDRKIPIQKNQSFKEKKGQNWLQKQLSSKTGRDYDYIEMVHAAAVAAAALSINLQETFEQKSETPEASSAKVKSNMDSTKSSKSLLSSASKRLSGSFRSKDDQGDKVSTSSVIEEKKPEKAITPAPSMKKTSTFTGKKTNSTVPNAPPPPPPPPPPIRKTSEKPGPLRQTTTGSNNGETNADDEWERTELEKIKQRYEKLKVLIDSWEDKKRMKAKRKLMKQESEIERRRLKALEKFQNKMKYVNLVADGARAKAEESRKNEELQAKGKGSTIRTTCKLPRMYFCF; encoded by the exons ATGGAGAATTTATGGACTCAGATGAG GGTACAACTTACTGGTACGGAGGAGAACAAATCTGATCTTGGCGCCACAAGGGATAGGAAAATACCTATACAGAAGAACCAGTCTTTCAAAG AGAAGAAGGGCCAGAATTGGTTGCAAAAACAGCTTTCAAGTAAAACAGGCCGTGATTACGACTACATAGAAATGGTGCATGCTGCAGCAGTAGCTGCTGCTGCATTATCAATTAATTTGCAAGAGACATTTGAGCAGAAGAGTGAGACCCCGGAGGCCTCATCGGCCAAGGTCAAAAGCAACATGGACAGCACAAAATCTTCAAAGTCCCTTCTCAGTAGTGCATCCAAGCGATTATCAG GTTCATTTAGATCTAAAGATGACCAGGGTGACAAGGTGTCAACATCCTCGGTTATAGAAGAAAAGAAACCGGAAAAAGCCATTACTCCTGCACCATCAATGAAAAAGACTTCGACTTTCACtggaaaaaaaactaacagCACGGTACCAAATGCTCCTCCTCCACCCCCGCCACCGCCACCACCAATTAGGAAGACTTCAGAGAAACCTGGCCCTCTAAGACAGACTACAACAGGATCAAACAATGGGGAGACAAATGCAGATGATGAATGGGAGAGAACTGAGCTCGAGAAGATCAAACAAAG GTATGAGAAGTTGAAAGTGTTGATAGATTCCTGGGAAGACAAGAAGAGGATGAAAGCAAAACGCAAGCTAATGAAGCAAGAG AGTGAAATTGAACGGAGAAGGTTAAAAGCTTTGGAGAAATTTCAAAATAAGATGAAGTATGTAAATCTAGTTGCAGACGGCGCGAGAGCCAAGGCTGAGGAAAGCCGAAAAAATGAAGAGCTGCAAGCAAAAGGGAAGGGAAGTACAATTCGAACAACATGCAAACTGCCACGGATGTATTTCTGCTTCTGA
- the LOC11415002 gene encoding remorin isoform X1, with product MENLWTQMRVQLTGTEENKSDLGATRDRKIPIQKNQSFKAEKKKGQNWLQKQLSSKTGRDYDYIEMVHAAAVAAAALSINLQETFEQKSETPEASSAKVKSNMDSTKSSKSLLSSASKRLSGSFRSKDDQGDKVSTSSVIEEKKPEKAITPAPSMKKTSTFTGKKTNSTVPNAPPPPPPPPPPIRKTSEKPGPLRQTTTGSNNGETNADDEWERTELEKIKQRYEKLKVLIDSWEDKKRMKAKRKLMKQESEIERRRLKALEKFQNKMKYVNLVADGARAKAEESRKNEELQAKGKGSTIRTTCKLPRMYFCF from the exons ATGGAGAATTTATGGACTCAGATGAG GGTACAACTTACTGGTACGGAGGAGAACAAATCTGATCTTGGCGCCACAAGGGATAGGAAAATACCTATACAGAAGAACCAGTCTTTCAAAG CAGAGAAGAAGAAGGGCCAGAATTGGTTGCAAAAACAGCTTTCAAGTAAAACAGGCCGTGATTACGACTACATAGAAATGGTGCATGCTGCAGCAGTAGCTGCTGCTGCATTATCAATTAATTTGCAAGAGACATTTGAGCAGAAGAGTGAGACCCCGGAGGCCTCATCGGCCAAGGTCAAAAGCAACATGGACAGCACAAAATCTTCAAAGTCCCTTCTCAGTAGTGCATCCAAGCGATTATCAG GTTCATTTAGATCTAAAGATGACCAGGGTGACAAGGTGTCAACATCCTCGGTTATAGAAGAAAAGAAACCGGAAAAAGCCATTACTCCTGCACCATCAATGAAAAAGACTTCGACTTTCACtggaaaaaaaactaacagCACGGTACCAAATGCTCCTCCTCCACCCCCGCCACCGCCACCACCAATTAGGAAGACTTCAGAGAAACCTGGCCCTCTAAGACAGACTACAACAGGATCAAACAATGGGGAGACAAATGCAGATGATGAATGGGAGAGAACTGAGCTCGAGAAGATCAAACAAAG GTATGAGAAGTTGAAAGTGTTGATAGATTCCTGGGAAGACAAGAAGAGGATGAAAGCAAAACGCAAGCTAATGAAGCAAGAG AGTGAAATTGAACGGAGAAGGTTAAAAGCTTTGGAGAAATTTCAAAATAAGATGAAGTATGTAAATCTAGTTGCAGACGGCGCGAGAGCCAAGGCTGAGGAAAGCCGAAAAAATGAAGAGCTGCAAGCAAAAGGGAAGGGAAGTACAATTCGAACAACATGCAAACTGCCACGGATGTATTTCTGCTTCTGA
- the LOC11411477 gene encoding TATA-binding protein-associated factor 2N → MDNYNNNYYGGHGKEQRHSQNHSSTELFSSAKVLSDAAQSVYNHEPGKVNKAKVAVAASNILGATGVVDESKGVGMYVDKAAGYLSQHDSSSGVPTGRKKGYSGGGFGGNGGYYGNKDNKYHESGYGRYGGGTTGGGYGLDNRSNSGYGGGRSGGATGGGYGSNGRSGGGYGNNNESGYGGGRFGGGYGSDDRSGGGYGANDRYESGYGRSGGGYGDGGRSSIGGYGEENRSSGGYGYGGRSSGYGNEQSFGGYGRDGRDSRFSGGYGYVN, encoded by the coding sequence ATGGacaactacaacaacaattATTATGGTGGTCATGGGAAGGAACAACGTCACAGCCAGAACCATTCGAGTACCGAGCTTTTTTCCTCTGCTAAGGTCTTGTCGGACGCGGCACAGTCCGTTTACAACCATGAACCTGGCAAGGTGAACAAGGCCAAGGTTGCGGTTGCTGCTTCCAATATTTTAGGTGCAACTGGTGTTGTTGATGAGAGTAAGGGCGTTGGCATGTATGTTGACAAAGCCGCTGGTTATCTAAGTCAACATGACTCTTCCTCCGGTGTTCCTACCGGACGAAAAAAGGGTTATTCTGGTGGTGGGTTTGGTGGAAATGGTGGTTATTATGGAAATAAGGATAATAAGTATCATGAGAGTGGTTATGGACGTTATGGTGGTGGTACTACAGGTGGTGGTTACGGTCTTGATAACCGATCTAACAGTGGTTATGGAGGTGGACGTTCTGGTGGAGCTACTGGTGGTGGTTATGGTTCTAATGGTCGTTCCGGTGGTGGTTATGGGAATAATAACGAGAGCGGGTATGGAGGTGGACGTTTTGGTGGTGGTTATGGTTCCGATGACCGTTCTGGTGGTGGTTATGGCGCTAATGACCGTTATGAGAGTGGATATGGGCGTTCTGGTGGTGGATATGGTGATGGAGGGCGTTCGAGTATTGGTGGATATGGCGAAGAAAACCGTTCTAGTGGTGGCTATGGATATGGAGGGCGTTCTAGTGGTTACGGTAATGAGCAAAGTTTTGGAGGGTATGGTAGGGATGGTCGTGATAGTCGCTTCAGTGGTGGATATGGCTATGTTAATTAA
- the LOC11420138 gene encoding uncharacterized protein has product MMWNFASHALTSIGMKRSSTEPILSCAECSDDEVCSNASKDEGLECPICWESFNIVENVPYVLWCGHTLCKNCVLGLQWAVMKFPTQQIRIPFFVSCPWCHLLSFRFIYKGNMKFPRKNFFLLWMVESLNGDRHKAVSASVDSQPIWSPKVNLLGSQGTGCSPSRSSSSHCSEQLGSNNAVRGSDRERHYFSLHKSLDFFLHFTSKFPLVIIFLLIAFFVIPCSIVILIIYFLLTIIFAIPSFIVLYFAYPTIQRLVREITS; this is encoded by the coding sequence ATGATGTGGAATTTCGCATCACATGCCCTTACGAGCATTGGAATGAAAAGAAGCTCGACAGAGCCAATCCTAAGTTGTGCAGAATGCTCAGATGATGAGGTCTGCTCTAATGCGAGCAAAGATGAAGGGCTGGAATGCCCAATATGCTGGGAATCTTTCAATATAGTTGAGAATGTGCCTTATGTCTTATGGTGTGGCCACACCCTTTGTAAAAATTGTGTCCTAGGACTTCAGTGGGCTGTGATGAAATTTCCTACTCAACAAATCAGGATTCCGTTCTTCGTTTCTTGTCCATGGTGCCACCTACTATCATTCCGGTTCATCTACAAGGGAAATATGAAATTTCCTCGCAAGAATTTCTTCCTTCTTTGGATGGTTGAAAGTCTAAATGGTGATAGACATAAGGCTGTTTCTGCTTCTGTGGACAGCCAGCCAATTTGGTCTCCTAAGGTCAATCTTTTGGGAAGTCAAGGTACTGGTTGTAGCCCCAGTAGGTCCTCAAGTAGTCATTGTTCTGAACAATTGGGATCTAACAATGCTGTTCGTGGAAGTGATAGAGAGAGACACTATTTTTCCCTTCATAAATCTCTGGATTTCTTCCTTCACTTTACATCCAAGTTTCCATTGGTCATCATTTTCCTTCTGATAGCCTTTTTTGTAATTCCCTGCAGCAttgttattttaatcatttactTCCTACTCACTATTATTTTTGCTATCCCATCATTCATAGTATTGTACTTTGCATACCCTACAATCCAGAGATTGGTTAGAGAAATAACTTCGTAA